CCGATGGGGCGCAAGGGCGACGACGGCGTGTCGGCTGTCGTCGCCCGGGCTCTCTCGTCCGTTATACTTTCGTCAGCAGCCATAGCCCGAAGAGGGACGACCCCTTTTCACAGTCAACGCCAGTTGTTGGCGCACGCCAGTCATATTCGGACCTTAGGAAGCGATATGCCCAGTAGAATTCACTCAATGCTTTTCGTCGCGATGCTGGTGATTGTGAGCCCGCAACTGTTTGCGGCCAAAGCACCTCCTATCAGCGATGCCATACGAATGATTGTCATCACCGGCGATGAAGGCATCCATTATGAGCGGGGCTGTGCGTTCTATGAACTGCGCGCGCTGCTGGCGAGGCATGAGGATGATGCGATGGCTGCGATCGATCGCTCGAAGGTTCCGCAGTTTGAGATTCGCTTAATCGGCAAGGCGGGCACCGCAACCGTCTATGTCGGGGAGCGCTGGATGCGCACTGCAACCGGAACCGCAACATTTCCTGCGGACGAATACGAGCGGATAGTGGCGCTCGTCGACAAACGCAAAGGCGAAGGCGTCCCGAAGGACAAGATTGATGCGTCGATTCGCCGCGCGACCAAGTTGATTCAGCACCCCAAGTACGTCGAAGACAAGAGGTGCGAAGAAACGTACTGAACCGTTGCCCGAATGCGGGAACTCGCATGGGTTCAAACCGTCTCACGCAGTACGAGTAGCGTTTGCTTGCGGTCAACAGGGGGATAAAAAGAGATGCCGGGCGGCCCCGAAAACGTGTTGAGTGTTCGTGTCTTTGTCTGAGGCGACGAGAGCCCAACGTATTGCAAGCGGGCTTGGCCGAATGCCGCTGCTGCTTGTTCTTGCTTCGTTCTTTCTGCTGACGATTGCAGCTTGCGCCGTTTCAGCGAGCGATCAGTCACTGCTGGTTAAAGGCGCGACGGTCATCGACCCGTCTGCCAATACGGTTCTGAACAATCACTGCATTCGCATTTCCAACGAACGGATCGACAGTATTGCGCCTTGCACGCCGGATGATACGGCGGGGCAGGTTATCGACGCGAGTGGCCGCTGGGTTATTCCGGGTTTGTGGGATATGCACGTGCACGCGCTCTGGCACGCGTCGGTTTACTGCCCGTTTTTTGCCGATTTCGTCGCTTACGGGGTGGTGGGCATACGCGACATGGGCGGTGATGCTGGCGTCCTTACGGCGGCGCGGTCGTTTCTCGATAAGGACGGGAACATCGGCCCGACGCTGGTAGCGGCGGGCAAGGTCCTTGATGGCCCGACACCGGTGCATCCGGAAATCTCTATTGCCGTCAGCACGGCAGAAGAGGGAAAGAACGCCGTTGCGGCGCTTGACGCGATGGGGGCGGATTTCGTCAAGGTCTACACCACACTGCCAAGAGCTTCGGTAGCAGCGGTATTTGCTGAAGCACACAAGCGCGGTCTTAAAGTGGCCGGCCATCTGCCCATGGCAATCACAGTGACCGATGCCGTCAATGCGGGCATGGCAGGGATCGAACACATGGCCGTTGAGATCGGTGGCCTGTGCGATGTGGATAACGAACTGGCGTGCCAGCAAACCCTGCAGCAACTGAAACAGGCCGGTATTTATCTGACGCCGACGCTGGTAGTGCGCCAACGTCCGGGCACGGTACGAGACCCGGCAACCTATGAGCGAAGCCGCATCAACGCGATGCCCGAGGTTTTGGCCAGGGAGTGGACCGCCGGGCTCGACAGCGTATTACAGGACAAAACGGACCACTACTTTGCCGATAAGGCGGAGCAATACCGGCGTGAGCAGCGGTTAACGGAAATCGCCATCGCCAGCGACGCCTTGCTGCTTACGGGCACGGATTCCGGCGATTTCCTGGTGCCACCCGGTTCGTCATTGCACGAGGAACTGGAGCTTCTCGTTCACGCAGGCATGGACGAAATGGACGCGTTGCACGCGGCCACAGGCCGAGCGACAGAATATCTGGGTATGCACGACCGTGGCCGGATTCGGGCCGGGGCTATCGCTGACCTCGTCATACTCAACAGCAATCCGCTGGCGGACATTCGGAATACGCGGGATATCGATACGGTAATTCTGCACGGGACGGCGTACGACAAGAGCCGCCTGGCCGCATTGCAGTCAGGACCGGCTTGCTTGCCGGACAACAACGACCGTGACTGAGCCGACTGGAGTTCTTTGATCAATTCTTGAAATCACGCACGACTTCACAACCAGCCCCAGTCACGTTACGGCGCGTCGAGCCTGCGGGCCCGGTCTCAAACCGGTCGTTGGCCTCTCCACTGGGTTCTTTCGTATTCCACGCGCCTCGCCATACTCAATGGAGGAGACAGGGTATGATGTGCGCAATTGACGCTTCGGCAAACAGGAGTAGCAGCCGTCATGCATGACATCATTTGCCCACACTGTCACAAAGCCTTCAAAGTCGACGAAGCCGGCTATGCGGATATTCTGAAGCAGGTTCGTGACAGCGAGTTCGACAAGCAGTTGCATGAACGGCTCGAGCTGGCCGAGCAGGACAAGCGCAACGCGATCGAGCTGGCGAGGAATCAGGTCGCTGCCGAGTTACAGAAGACGGCTGCGGCCAAGGACGCCGAGATTCAGAGCCTGCAAGCCAAACTGGATGCCGGTGAGGTGCAGCGGAAACTTGCCGTGACCGAGGCCTTGAGCGCCGTGGAGAAAGAGCGCGATACGCTGGTCAATGAACTGGCGCGGGCCAAGCAGGAAAACCAGAGTGCTTCCAACCTGGCCGAAATGAGGCTGAACAAGGAACTGCAGGAAGCGGCGGCGAAAAAAGATGCGGCTATACAGGAACTGAAGGCGCGACTGGAAGCCAATGAAGTTGCGAAGAAACTTGCTGTCACTGAAGCCGTGGGTGCCGTGGAGCTGGAGCGGGACAAGCTGCGGAGCAGCCTGGAACGCGCCGAGCTTGAAAAGCAGCTCGCCGAAAAGTCGCTCAAGGACAAATACGAAACCCAGATCAAAGACCGCGATGATGCGATAGAGCGCCTCCGTGACATGAAGGCGCGCCTGTCAACCAAGATGGTGGGCGAAACCCTGGAGCAGCATTGCGAGACCGAGTTCAACCGCATTCGATCGACGGCGTTTCCAAGAGCGTATTTCGAAAAGGACAACGACGCGCGATCCGGCAGCAAGGGCGATTATATCTTCAAAGACATGGATGAATCGGGTACCGAGATCGTCTCGATCATGTTCGAGATGAAGAACGAGAGCGACACCACGGCCACCAAGAAGAAGAACGAAGACTTTCTCAAGGAACTGGACAAGGACCGTGCGACGAAGGGTTGTGAATACGCGGTGCTGGTCTCGTTGCTGGAGCCCGACAGCGAGCTTTACAACACCGGGATCGTGGACGTGTTTCACCGTTACCCGAAAATGTACGTGGTCCGTCCGCAGTTCTTCCTGCCCATCATCACGATACTGCGGAATGCGGCGATGAACTCGCTCGAATACAAGTCGGAACTGGCGCTCGTTAAGGCACAGAACGTCGACATTACCAACTTCGAAAACGAGCTGGATTCGTTCAAGACGGCATTTGCGAGAAACTACGACCTCGCGTCCAGGCGTTTCAAAACGGCCATAGACGAGATCGACAAGTCCATCGATCACCTGCAGAAGACCAAGGATGCGTTGCTCGGTACGGACCGCAACCTCCGGCTTGCCAATGACAAAGCGCAGGACGTCACGATCAAAAAGCTCACCCGGCGCAACCCCACGATGGCCGCCATGTTTGAGGATCTCGACAAATAGGGCATGTCGGGCATAAAGGTATGGATGAACAGCTGAAAACGCGTCTAAGCGCCAACGATCAGGCGGAACTGGTCCGGGCAAAGGTACTCCTGGAGAAGGTCAGTTTGGCCGCCCGCGTGTCGAACTACGTTGGCGAGCCGATCGACAAACTGATTCGTTTGCTGCCGGCGGGTTCGAGCGAACTGATTCTGGATGCATCCGAGAAGGCGATCCGGGCTTCGCTGAAAGTGGCGCTGATGACGCTGCGCAAGGAGTCGCGGTCTGCGTCGAACGTGCTCCACAAAATCGGAGCCGCCACCTCCGGTGCGGCGGGCGGAGTCTTCGGCTTGCCGGCACTGGCCGTCGAATTGCCCGTTTCGACAACGATTATGCTGCGCTCCATTGCCGATATAGCACGGTTTCAGGGCGAAGAACTGGAAGTGATTGACTCCCAACTCGCCTGCCTGGAGGTCTTTGCCCTGGGCGGGCGGAACCACAACGACGATGCTGCCGAGAGCGGTTATTACGCCGTTCGCGGTGGTTTGGCAAAGTTGGTATCCGATGCCGCGAGCTACCTGGCCAGAAGTGCAGCAACCTCGGAAAGCGCGCCGCATTTGGTAAGGCTGGTCACACAGATCGCGGCGCGGTTCAGTATCCCCGTCACCACCAAGGCCGCGGCCCAGGTTGTACCGATAATTGGCGGGGTCGGCGGTGCGTTCATCAACACGCTGTTCATCACCCATTTTCAGGACGTGGCGACCGGTCACTTTGTCGTGCGCAATCTCGAACGAAAGTTTAGCAAACAGATAATCAATGAAGAATACGAACGGATCAGTATCAGCGGTAAGGAGGCTTAGTCGTTCGTTGAAGTGCATTGCTCCGCGTCAGTATTGAATGGTCGCTCGCGGCATTAGGAACAAGACCCGCTTGTGCGTTGCAGGTGGATGCACCGGACAGTTAACCGTATGCCTTGTTCGCTGCGCACCGTTCGGCAGGGCATCGTTTGCAGTGAGGCGGCTGTTAGCAAATCAGCCGGGTGTTTCCGGAAGCTCCGCTATACGGAGGAACGAATGAATGTAGAGATTGTTGATTTTCCGCGAACAAAAGTGGCGGTTGCGGAACATCACGGGCCGCCGGAAAAAGAGTACGAAACCTCCCTGAAACTCATCGCCTGGCGCAGGGCGAATGGTGTTCCTGTCGAAGGGCATCAAACATACGGTATTCACTACACGGATCCGCTCTCAACAGCGCCGGCTGACCACCGGGTGGATTTTTGTGTTTCGTACGAGAGGGGAATCGAAGCGAATCCGCAGAATGTTGTCAGCAAAGTGATACCGGCCAACCGCTGTGCGGTCGCCAGGCACCTTGGTTCGCGCGCGCACAACTCGGCGGCTGTCTACCTGTTCCGGGACTGGTTACCGACAAGCGGTTTCACCACTGCGGATTTCCCGGTATTTTTTCACTATGTCAACGTTGGCCCGGGTGTTCGTGAGGAAGACATGATCACCGACGTTTACTTGCCAATACGGGAATCGCAATGAGGCTGCTGCAATGATTGATCAACTCTCTCTCCGCCAATGGTTCATCGCCGGCTTATGCCTGACTGTTTTTTCAGCGTGTGCACCGCAAATGGCAAGCAACGTTGTTTCTCAGAAAGCACCCGGCGTGCTGCTCACCAATGAGGCGTTGTACAAGGACCGTGCCTACAAAGCCAAAGTGCCGGGTACTGTTCGCTGGCTCGAAGACGGTTCCGGGTATACCGCCCTGGAAACCGTTGACGCCTACAAAGACGTGCAGCTTGAGCTGGACGAGCTGGGCGAAGACATCAATCCGTACCGGGTGATCGTGCATTACGATCCGGCCACTCTGGAACGCACGGTGCTGTTCTCCTTGGCGCAACTGACGCCGGCCGGCGCGGATCAGGCGTTGGCAATTGATGATTATCAATGGTCGGAAGACAAGAGCCAGTTGCTGCTGTTTACTGATGCGCGGAAAGTTTGGCGAAAGCGCAGCCGTGGCGACTACTGGATTTTGAACATCGCGACTGGCGAACTCCGGCAGCTGGGCGGCGAGCAGCGGGAACCAAGCCAGATGATGTTCGGCAAGCTGTCGCCGGATGCGACGAAGTTTGCTTACGTGTGGCGCGACAATATCTACGTGCAGGATCTGTCGACGATGGAGATTGTCGCGCTGACGACCGATGCATCCGACACTGTCATCAATGGCCATTTCGATTGGGCCTATGAAGAAGAGTTCAGCATTCTGGATGGCTTTCGCTGGAGCCCGGACAGTCAGCGTATCGCTCACTGGCAGCTCGATACCCATGCTGCGCGGGACTTTCTGATTATCAACAACACGGACGAGTTGTACCCAACGGTATCCAGGATACCGTACCCCAAAGTGGGCCAGGAAAACTCAGCGGCCCGTATTGGTGTGTCTCGTGTCGATAAACCCAAGACTGTCTGGGTCAAACTGCCCGGCGTTGCCAAAGACATGTACGTGCCGCGGATGGACTGGGCCAACAACTCCGACGAGCTTCTCGTGCAGCAAATGAACCGCAAACAGGACACGAACCGGGTCTTCTACGCAGATGTGCATACGGGTGATGTTCGCGAGGCGTTTGTCGAGCGGGAGGAGACGTTTATTGAGGACGTTATTGATCCGGAGTGGCTGGAGAGCGTCGATGCATTCACCTGGACCAGCGAACGCAGCGGCTGGCGGCACATCTACCTCGTGTCCCGCGACGGCAAGACCTTTACGGATCTGACGCCGGGCGAATTCGATGTCGTCGAATTCATCTCCATCGACGAGGAGAACGGCTGGCTGTATTTCATTGCCTCGCCCGAGGATGTCGCGCAGCGCTACCTGTACCGCAGTCGGCTCGACGGTAGCGGGCAGGTCAGTCGCGTTACGCCCGCAGGCCTGGCCGGCACCAATTCGTACCAGGTTTCCGAGGATTCCCGCTGGGCCATACACAAGCATTCGCGCTTTTTGCAGCCGCCCGTGTACAGCCTTGTGTCATTGCCGGATCACACGGTACACCACGTGCTGGAGGACAATGCGGCGCTGGCGAGGAAGGTCGCTGAACTGTCCCTGAGCGAGGTCGAGTTCTACGAGGTAGCCGCGCGTGATGGGCTGCGGCTGAACGGTTATTTGCTGCGCCCCTGGAATTTCGATGCCAGTCGCAAGTATCCGATCATCAATTACGTGTACGGCGAACCGGCGGGCCAGACGGTGCGGGACGTGTGGGATGAAGCCCGTAGCAACTGGCACATGTTGATGTCGCAGCGAGGCTTTGTCATTTCCTCGGTCGACAATCGCGGCACGCAAGCACCGCGCGGCCACGACTGGCGGCGATCCGTTTACGGTGCCGTTGGTGTACTCGGTTCGCGCGACCAGGCGGATTCTCTGAAGGCGATCTGCGAGCGCTGGAGTTTTATTGATTGCGACCGGGTTGGTGTGTGGGGACATTCCGGCGGCGGCTCAATGACCCTGAACCTGATGTTCCGCTATCCGGAGCAATACCATGTTGGTATTTCTCGAGCGCCGGTGGCTGATCAGCGCTTGTACGATTCCATTTACCAGGAGCGTTACTCTGGCTTGTTGCCGGACTACGAAGAAGGCTACCGACTGGCGTCACCCATTACCTATGCATCTCAGTTGCGCGGCAAACTGCTGCTAATGCACGGCACAGGCGACGACAATGTTCACTATCAGGGTTCCGAGCGTTTGATCAATGAGTTGATCAAACACAACCGGCGCTTTGATTTCATGTCTTACCCGAATCGCCAACACGCGATCAAGAAAGGCGAGGGCACCGAGCTGCACATGTACTCAACAATGACCGATTACTTTGAAGAGCACTTGCAAGGTGCGGACGCGGAGTGAGGCTGTCGGCACCTGAACGGTAAACGACAGCCACAGCCGACTTATACCGTCATTCTGCCGACAAGGTCTCGGACCAACGGTGCAACGACAGCAACGGTGGGAAATGCAACAGGCCATGTGGTTAAACAGCTTCTTAGCCACTGGGCTGCAAACCCGGCGTGCAGTCCTTGCGATATGACGAGCACGAATGCCGAGACGATAGCGACCATGATGGCCGACAGCAGGGCGCTGAACAGTAGCGGGGCATAGCGGGATGGAATACGCATTTTGATAACCTGCGAGTGTGAATAACATTTAGGAAAATTGTCAGAGAGCATTACTGCGGAAGGCCGAGCAGATGGGCAGCCCAGCCCGCCAGGTACAGACCGACACCAAAGATCACGTGCGTGATAAGGCTTTGCAGCCGGGCTGAATTTGGCTTTGGCGTTCGTGAGGCGGCAATGCCGGCACCCATACCCGGTTGCATCAGCAGGAACGGTGCGGCGACGGTAAAGGTGCCAACGATTAACGCTGGCATAAGTGTCGGCCGTGCAATCCACTCGAGACCCCAGAACACAATGAGCACTCCGGCAAACGCGATACCGATCAGGTAGTGCGCCAACCAGCCGATCAAACGTTCCGCCTGTACAGGCGGCGAAGCCGCGATGGAATCGTGTCGGATTTGCCCTCTGGGTATGTACGCCATCCAGCGACCGACGAGCCCGAAGTTGGGCGGGGCGATTCCCAATAAGGATTTACGTAAGACGCTCCAGAGATCCGTGACAGCGGTTGCGCCGACCCCGACGACCAGTGCAGCAACAAGGTAGTTCGTCATTTCGTCCACGATTTATAGCCTCTAAAACCAGAATGGTGATAGCGTACTACTTAAAGTCAACTTGAGGTCAAGAGGGGAAATGGATATTTCTGAAGTGGCCCGGCAATCGGGCGTACCCGCCTCCGCGCTGCGGTATTACGAAGAGAAAGGCTTGATCAAGTCCGTTGGCCGACAAGGTCTGCGGCGGGTATTTTCGCCCGGCATCCTGGATCAACTGGCGCTAATCGCACTGGGGCAATCGGCTGGTTTCTCGCTGGATGAGATCCGCGAGATGTTCGCACCGAACGGCAAACCGCAGATAGACAAACAGTTGCTGTCCGACAAAGCCGATGAACTGGATACAACCATACGCCGACTCACTGCCATGCGTGATGGCTTGCGACATGCGGCGGCTTGTCCCGCACCCAGCCACATGGAATGTCCCAGGTTTCGACGCTTGCTGGATGTTGCAGCATCGAAGGCAGGGCGGAGAAAGAAGGGAGGCGCGAAGTAGCCGTGTGTGTGCTGGTGTCGGGATGGCGCAAAACGTCACGCTAGCTGTCTACGACAATCACTGTATAAGTGGTGCCAGGCCAATCGAGCCTGGCAGTTCCAGAACGGCGATTGTCGAAGCGCATTGGGGGCTCAGGGGGGGCAATTGCTTTTACAATAAATCAGCTCATCGTCAATCAGCAGAGTGAACGCCGAAACTGATGATGGCGCTCACGATTACGTGAAGCGTTGCAATGGCGCGGCCGCGTGAGCTGGAAAGCGACCCAAGCGGCTACCGCGCAAGAGTCCGCGCGGGAAAGAATCGCCAATTTGGCTTCCAGAATTAGCAATTCGGTGTATATTCCCCTGCAGAAGGTCAAATAATACCAACAGCGGTGAATGCTGTGATGAATAATAAAAAGCCAATTCCTATGCTAACCGGCCCCCGGTTGCCCTGCATATCAAATGCTAAGAAGTTGAGCCTGTCTTCAATTTCCCTAATCGCAGTTCGATGTTTTGCGATTAGGGATGCGAACGCTAGTTAGGCACCCGGTTCTGCAAGTAACGGCGTCTCGATATGAGCAACGACGAACATTCAGACCTGCCTATTGAAAAGATACGGAAGGAGTTGCAGGACGCAGCGCCAACTACAAGGAAGCGGGTCTTCGAGAAATTTGTCCTTGCGGCACTAGGCAGTATCCCTTGGGTTGGCGGGTTTATAAGCGCGGCAGCTAGTTTTAAGACAGAAGAAGGCTCATTGAAGACTGACGATCTTCAGACGCGATGGCTGCATGAGCACGAACACAAAATGGGGCAACTCGGCGGTACCCTTCAGGATGTCGCCGAGAGGTTCGAATCCCTCGGGCCCGCTATCGAAGAAAGGATTCAAAGTGAAGAATACTTGGACCTAGTTCGGAAATCCTTTAGGGCTTGGGACAATGCAGATACAAATGAGAAGCGACGATACACAGCGAATTTGATCGTAAATGCCGCGGGAACCCGAGTCTGCTCCGACGATGTGGTTCGGCTTTTCGTAGATTGGCTCGATCACTATCATGAAGCCCATCTTGCAGTGATCCGAGAAATTTTTAGGCGTCCCGGCTCTACTAGACTAGATATCTGGCGGGCGGTCTATGGTGAGCAAGTTCGGGAAGATTCAGCCGAAGCAGATTTATACAAGCTCCTTATTAGAGACCTAAGTACTGGGAGCGTCATTCGACAGCACCGTCAGACCACGCCTGACGGCCAATTCCTCAGGACGAGAACGACCGGCCGACGTGGCCGGGGTAGTGGGACTATGGAGTCGGCATTTGAGGCTACGAAGCAATACGAACTTACCGAGCTGGGAAAGCAGTTTGTACATTACACAATGAGCGAAGTTGTTGGTCGGTTGGAATCTGAGTAAGGGATGCCTAGCGATGCGCTGCACCCGCCACTTGACTCAGCCCGCCTTGCGCTGTCGCTCTAGACGACCTGCGGCAAGTGCGTGTGAGTTTAGACGATTGGCCGCATTCAGTATTGGCAGTGCAACCCGCGCGATACCGTTTCTATACGAGTGTCTCCATAAAATTTGGGGCGCTGTTAAGAGCGACTGTTGAGGATCGTGTTCATGGCTAAGTACAGGTTTTTGATTATCGCTGTTGTCCTGGCGGCGGGCTGCGCTTCGACTGAGTTGTCCTCGTATATAGACCCCGAATACGTGGATAGATCGTTTAACTCGGTGGTCGTATGGTCGGATTGGCCAGAGATCGAAGGGCGCGAGATTCTCGAAACAATATTGGCGGAAGAGATACGTGCAGTTACGCAGGCTTCCGTAGTCCGATCGATAGATGTCGCACCACCTACGCGACAATTTTCGTCAGACGAAATCGTTGCGGTATTTCTTGGTCAAGGCATAAACGGGGCCATTACTATTCAACTAAGCGACTCGCAGGTTCTGTCCAAAGGTGGCTTCAATATGTTCGGCTTTGGTACTTCTGCTGTGCAGATTGGCGCCGCGCGGATCAATCTAGTTGATATCGAAACTGGAATAATCGCATGGACCGGATTAGCGTCAGTCTCAGGCAATCGGTATGCAACAGTCGAAATGGCGCGTAGGTCTGCAGCGAAGGAAATTGCTTCAGAGCTCGCGAATCTCGGGCTACTGCCTCGTGTACAGAATTGAGGCGCCAAAAATTGCGGCCTAACTATGCGCTGCACTTGTCATTATATTTGTCCCGCCCTCCGCTGTTGCTCAAGGAAGTTTTCGTCAAGTACGTGTTTGCTTAAACGTTAGGAACCGGAGAGATCGTGGCTAGCCCCGTCATAATTGGTCCAGTTGCTATGTTAGTGTTTCCCGACCCAGGAGGCACCAATGAAAGGCAAGCGATTTACAGAAGAACAGATCATCCGGATTTTGCAGGAAGCTGAGGCCGGGCTGTCGGTAGCCGATGTCTGCCGCAAGCACAACTGCTCGGAGCAGTCGTTTTACCGGTGGAAGTCGAAGTTTGGCGGCATGGCTGTTTCTGAGGCCAAGCGACTGAAGGAACTCGAACGCGAGAATGCCGAGCTGAAGAAGGTCGTCGCGGAACAGACGCTGGACATTCGGATGTTGAAGGACGTCAACAGCCGAAAGTGGTGAGCCTGGCAGAGCGACGTCGCTGTGTAACGTACTTACGCAACCAGTACGAGATCAGCGAACGACGCGCCTGTCAGGCGATACAGCTGAACCGCTCAAGCTACCGCTACGTTGGCCAACAGGAGTTGGTCGATGCGGCCTACGAGGAAGTGGTCCGGTTATCGGAACGCTACCCGTATTTTGGCTACCGCAAGATCTATGACCTGATGCGGGGCAGCTGGTCGATCAGCCGGGAGACGGTGCGGCTGATTCGACGGCGAGAAGGGCTGCAGGTCATTAAAAAGCGCCGGAAACGCAAGGTACTTGGCATGACGACACAGTGGGTGAACCAGGCTCGGTATCCGAACCACGTCTGGAGCTACGACTTTGTCTTTGATCAAACGGAGGATGCGCGGCAACTGAAGTGCATGACGGTGGTCGACGAGTATACTCGGCAGGGATTTGAGATCACGGTTGGTCGCAGTCTGACGGCAACGGATGTCATTCGGGTTCTCGAAAAGCTGTTCGAAGAACACGGACGACCGGTCTGCCTGCGCAGCGACAACGGCCCCGAAATGGTTTCAAAGGCAGTGCAGACATGGCTCAAGGAAAAACACGTCGACATGCACTACATCGATCCTGGCAGTCCGTGGCAGAACGCCTACTGCGAAAGCTTCAACTCCATCTTTCGCAGTACCTGCCTGGATCGTTGGTTATTTGGCTCGATGACTGAAGCACGGGTCGTGATCAACCAGTGCTTTGAGGAATACAACACGATCAGACCGCACGGATCGCTGGGCGGAATGAATCCGAAGCAATACCTACAGCGATGGAATGAAGAAAATACGAATCAACAACCGGAAATACTAACGGCGTGAGTGGACCAGAAATCTCGGGCTTGCCAATCGACATGGACTTCATCTCGATTGACGTCGAGACAGCAAATCCGAATATGGCGTCTATCTGCCAGATTGGTGTTGTTCGATACAGCGATGGCGTGCTGAGAGAAGAGTGGGAGTCTTTCGTCGATCCGAACGACTATTTCGACGGGATGAATATTGCTATCCATGGAATTACCGAAGAGGAAGTGGCTGGTGCGCCAGCGTTCAAGGAGCTTTATCCGGAACTAACTCGGTGGCTGGGTGACTCTGTGGTTATATGCCATACGCATTTCGATCGTCTTGCAATTGTAAGGGCGTGTGATCAGCACTTTATTGCACATCCTTCCTGTCAGTGGCTAGATTCATCCCGCGTTGCTCGCCGGGCTTGGTCGAAGTTCGCATGGAAAGGGTACGGTCTGGCAAATCTGTGCAATGAGCTCGGTTATACATTTTCGCATCACAACGCGCTGGAGGATGCAAAGGCGGCTGCCCAAGTATTTCTTGCTGCATGCCAGGAAACTGGATTGGATGTGGCTGGGTGGATCGAGCGAGTTGAAAAGCCAGTCGAATTGGGGGGCACAGGCTCTGGCGCAGACATTAGGCGCGATGGTAATCCCGACGGAACATTCTTTGGGGATGTGATCGCATTTACTGGGGCTCTTGCTTTTCCTAGAAAGGAAGCTGCTGATCTAGCTGCATCAGTGGGGTTCCGCGTTTCAAGCAGTGTAACGAAGAAAGTAACTACGCTGGTGGTGGGTGTGGCAAGCCCGAGATTTCTGGTCCACTCACGCCGTTAGTATTTCCGGTTGTTGATTCGTATTTTCTTCATTCCATCGCTGTAGGTAATGCTTCGGATTCATTCCGCCCAGCGATCCGTGCGGTCTGATCGTGTTGTATTCCTCAAGCCACTGGTTGATCACGACCCGTGCTTCAGTCATCGAGCCAAATAACCAACGATCCAGGCAGGTACTGCGAAAGATGGAGTTGAAGCTTTCGCAGTAGGCGTTCTGCCACGGACTGCCAGGATCGATGTAGTGCATGTCGACGTGTTTTTCCTTGAGCCATGTCTGCACTGCCTTTGAAACCATTTCGGGGCCGTTGTCGCTGCGCAGGCAGACCGGTCGTCCGTGTTCTTCGAACAGCTTTTCGAGAACCCGAATGACATCCGTTGCCGTCAGACTGCGACCAACCGTGATCTCAAATCCCTGCCGAGTATACTCGTCGACCACCGTCATGCACTTCAGTTGCCGCGCATCCTCCGTTTGATCAAAGACAAAGTCGTAGCTCCAGACGTGGTTCGGATACCGAGCCTGGTTCACCCACTGTGTCGTCATGCCAAGTACCTTGCGTTTCCGGCGCTTTTTAATGACCTGCAGCCCTTCTCGCCGTCGAATCAGCCGCACCGTCTCCCGGCTGATCGACCAGCTGCCCCGCATCAGGTCATAGATCTTGCGGTAGCCAAAATACGGGTAGCGTTCCGATAA
The DNA window shown above is from Woeseia oceani and carries:
- a CDS encoding IS3 family transposase, coding for MSLAERRRCVTYLRNQYEISERRACQAIQLNRSSYRYVGQQELVDAAYEEVVRLSERYPYFGYRKIYDLMRGSWSISRETVRLIRRREGLQVIKKRRKRKVLGMTTQWVNQARYPNHVWSYDFVFDQTEDARQLKCMTVVDEYTRQGFEITVGRSLTATDVIRVLEKLFEEHGRPVCLRSDNGPEMVSKAVQTWLKEKHVDMHYIDPGSPWQNAYCESFNSIFRSTCLDRWLFGSMTEARVVINQWLEEYNTIRPHGSLGGMNPKHYLQRWNEENTNQQPEILTA